A single region of the Brassica rapa cultivar Chiifu-401-42 chromosome A03, CAAS_Brap_v3.01, whole genome shotgun sequence genome encodes:
- the LOC103860196 gene encoding pollen-specific leucine-rich repeat extensin-like protein 1 has translation MNRRTMEKLYGCFLLLFFFIIFTIIHSTTALTDEEASFLTKRQLLTLPENDNLLDDIEYEVDADLKFANNRLKRAYIALQAWKKAIYSDPFNTSSNWVGTNVCSYKGVFCAPALDDPNMMVVAGIDMNHADIAGYLPHELGLLTDVALFHINSNRFCGIIPKSLSKLTLMYEFDVSNNRFVGPFPIVALSWPSLKFLDVRYNDFEGKLPPEIFDKDLDAIFLNNNRFESIIPETIGKSTASVVTFAHNKFSGCIPKTIGKMKNLNEIMFIGNNLSGCFPNEIGSLNNVTVFDASKNGFVGSLPSSLSLLDNVEQMDFSYNKLTGFVTDNICKLPKLSNFTFSYNFFNGEAQSCVPGTSQDKQFDDTSNCLQNRPQQKSAKECLPVVSRPVDCSKDKCAGGGGGSNPTPNPPKTPEHKPNTPKLEEPSKPNPKESPKPQQPSPEPETEPSKPKEPKPETPKHDSPKPEQPKPKHESPKQESPKKQPPKQEESPEPDMTKPEEPPKHEQSPKTETPKIRSPPMEPPVTDDPYDASPIKKRRPQPPSTEETPQSSPVHSPPPPLVFSPPPPVHSPPPPPVHSPPPPVFSPPPPPVYPPPPPVYSPPPPPPVLSPPPPVHSPPPPVHSPPPPVHSPPPPVHSPPPPVHSPPPPVHSPPPPPPVFSPPPPAPIYSPPPPPPVHSPPPPPVHSPPPPMYSPPPPVHSPPPPVYIPPPSSPINSPPPAFSPPPEPATPLPPATSPMINSPTPSSEVKEESSPVQAPTPDSETVEAPSESDHSPVFKSSPAPAPSSEIEEESSPVQAPTPYSKTIEAPSESDHSPVFKSSPAPAPSLKIEEESSPVQAPTPDSETVEAPSESDHSPVFKSSPAPTPSSEIEEHSSPVQAPTPDSETVEAPSESDHSPVFKSSPAPTPSTEIEEDSSPVQAPTPNSKTVEAPSEYDQSPVLNSAPAPTPISQPNHTPTPLSQPDISPVPSEEQIEAPSPSTQEVKPPVTTSTPPKNNDAGDDDFILPPNIGFQYASPPPPMFPGY, from the coding sequence ATGAATCGAAGAACAATGGAGAAGCTTTATGGCTGCTTCCTTCTCCTATtcttttttatcattttcaCTATCATACATTCTACAACCGCTCTCACCGATGAAGAAGCTTCATTTCTCACAAAACGTCAACTTTTAACTTTACCGGAGAATGACAATCTTCTCGATGATATAGAATATGAAGTCGATGCAGACCTCAAATTTGCTAACAACCGACTCAAGAGGGCTTACATTGCCCTTCAAGCTTGGAAAAAGGCAATATACTCTGATCCCTTCAACACATCATCTAACTGGGTTGGTACAAACGTGTGTTCTTATAAAGGTGTGTTCTGCGCGCCAGCACTTGATGATCCAAACATGATGGTTGTGGCGGGCATTGATATGAACCATGCAGATATAGCTGGATATTTGCCTCATGAACTAGGTCTGTTGACCGATGTCGCCTTGTTTCATATTAATTCCAACAGATTCTGCGGTATTATCCCAAAAAGCTTGTCAAAACTGACATTAATGTATGAATTCGATGTGAGCAACAATCGTTTTGTTGGTCCGTTTCCGATAGTTGCACTCTCTTGGCCATCTTTGAAGTTCCTTGACGTGAGATACAACGATTTTGAAGGGAAACTTCCTCCAGAGATCTTTGATAAGGATCTCGATGCTATTTTCTTGAACAACAATAGATTCGAGTCAATCATCCCTGAGACAATCGGTAAATCGACTGCTTCCGTCGTGACCTTTGCGCATAATAAATTCAGCGGTTGCATCCCAAAAACCATTGGTAAGATGAAGAATCTCAACGAGATTATGTTTATAGGGAATAACTTGAGCGGTTGTTTCCCTAACGAGATTGGATCGTTGAACAATGTGACTGTGTTTGATGCGAGCAAGAATGGGTTTGTTGGAAGTTTACCGTCAAGCTTGTCACTCTTAGATAATGTGGAACAAATGGATTTCTCATACAATAAGCTCACTGGATTTGTTACAGACAATATTTGCAAGCTGCCAAAGTTGTcaaattttacattttcttatAACTTCTTCAATGGAGAAGCGCAAAGTTGTGTTCCTGGGACAAGTCAAGATAAACAATTTGATGATACAAGCAATTGCttacaaaacagaccacaacaAAAGTCGGCTAAAGAATGTTTACCAGTGGTTAGTCGTCCTGTGGATTGCAGCAAGGACAAGTGTGCCGGTGGTGGCGGAGGCTCAAATCCAACACCTAATCCACCAAAAACACCAGAGCATAAACCGAATACACCAAAATTAGAAGAACCATCTAAACCAAATCCAAAAGAATCTCCCAAACCACAACAACCTAGTCCAGAACCTGAGACAGAACCTTCTAAACCAAAAGAACCTAAACCAGAAACACCAAAACACGATTCACCGAAACCAGAACAGCCAAAGCCTAAGCATGAGTCACCAAAACAAGAGTCACCTAAGAAACAACCACCAAAACAAGAAGAATCTCCTGAACCAGATATGACAAAACCTGAAGAGCCACCTAAGCATGAACAATCACCAAAAACAGAAACACCAAAAATTAGGTCGCCGCCAATGGAACCACCTGTCACAGACGATCCTTATGATGCATCTCCGATAAAAAAACGTCGTCCTCAACCACCGTCAACAGAAGAAACGCCACAATCATCACCAGTACACTCCCCACCACCACCTCTTGTATTTTCCCCTCCTCCTCCAGTCcattctcctccaccaccaccagttCATTCCCCACCGCCTCCTGTATTTtcacctcctccaccaccagTTTATCCCCCACCACCTCCGGTATactctcctcctccaccaccaccagttCTCTCTCCTCCCCCACCAGTTCATTCTCCTCCCCCACCAGTCCACTCTCCTCCCCCACCAGTCcattcaccaccaccaccagttcactctccaccaccaccagtcCATTCTCCTCCCCCACCGGTCCATTCACCACCACCACCCCCACCAGTTttctctccaccaccacctgcACCTATCTACtctcctccacctcctccaccAGTCCACTCTCCGCCACCACCACCAGTTCACTCTCCACCACCTCCGATGTATTCTCCACCACCTCCAGTTCATTCTCCGCCTCCTCCAGTCTACATTCCACCACCTTCATCACCGATAAATTCTCCTCCTCCAGCTTTTTCACCGCCACCAGAACCAGCAACGCCTTTACCACCGGCAACATCTCCAATGATAAATTCTCCAACACCTTCATCAGAAGTGAAAGAAGAGTCATCGCCAGTTCAAGCTCCAACTCCAGACTCTGAAACTGTTGAAGCACCATCAGAATCAGATCATTCACCAGTGTTCAAATCGTCACCCGCTCCAGCACCTTCATCAGAAATAGAAGAAGAATCATCGCCGGTTCAAGCTCCAACTCCATACTCTAAAACCATCGAAGCACCATCAGAATCAGATCATTCACCAGTGTTCAAATCGTCACCCGCTCCAGCACCTTCATTAAAAATAGAAGAAGAATCATCGCCAGTTCAAGCTCCAACTCCAGACTCTGAGACCGTCGAAGCACCATCAGAATCAGATCATTCACCAGTGTTCAAATCATCACCAGCTCCAACACCTTCATCAGAAATAGAAGAACATTCATCACCAGTTCAAGCTCCCACTCCGGACTCTGAGACCGTTGAAGCACCATCAGAATCAGATCATTCACCAGTGTTCAAATCGTCACCCGCTCCAACACCTTCAACAGAAATTGAAGAAGATTCATCACCGGTTCAAGCTCCAACTCCAAACTCTAAGACCGTAGAAGCACCATCAGAATATGATCAATCACCAGTGCTCAATTCAGCTCCTGCTCCGACACCAATCTCCCAGCCGAATCATACTCCAACTCCACTTTCCCAACCAGATATATCTCCAGTTCCTTCAGAAGAACAAATCGAAGCACCATCACCATCAACACAAGAAGTAAAACCACCAGTTACAACATCAACACcaccaaaaaataatgatgCTGGTGATGATGATTTCATCCTTCCACCAAATATAGGATTCCAATACGCATCGCCACCACCACCAATGTTTCCTGGTTACTAA